A genomic region of Ignavibacteria bacterium contains the following coding sequences:
- the cdd gene encoding cytidine deaminase: protein MDRDKLIEKAIEAKNFSYSPYSKFRVGAALLTDNNEIITGCNVENASYGLTICAERTAIFKAYSEGKRRFKAIAISSDDKNFCPPCGACRQIIWELCGDIDVILIDGNKNTKTFKASDFLPFPFGDENLKGVTQ from the coding sequence ATGGATAGAGATAAGTTAATAGAAAAAGCTATTGAAGCAAAAAATTTTTCATATTCACCTTACTCGAAATTTAGAGTAGGAGCCGCCCTCTTAACTGATAACAACGAAATAATCACTGGCTGCAATGTTGAGAATGCATCTTATGGATTAACAATTTGTGCTGAACGAACAGCTATCTTCAAAGCATACAGTGAAGGCAAAAGGAGATTTAAAGCAATTGCTATTTCGTCAGATGATAAGAATTTTTGTCCACCCTGCGGTGCCTGTCGTCAGATTATATGGGAATTGTGCGGTGATATTGATGTAATCTTAATTGATGGAAATAAAAATACAAAAACATTTAAAGCATCTGATTTTCTTCCTTTTCCATTTGGAGACGAAAATTTAAAGGGAGTTACACAATGA
- a CDS encoding thymidine kinase produces the protein MPHQTPAKTGWIEVIAGCMFSGKTEELIRRLRRAMIAKQKVIVFKPKIDNRYSEREIVSHSEQSLPSEIVEDASEILELAKDAQVVGIDEAQFFKMNIVDVVNKLADEGKRVIIAGLDQDYRGQPFEPMPQLLAIAEYITKTQAICVVCGNPANRTQRKTPSKDRVIVGASDIYEARCRKCHTIYGE, from the coding sequence ATGCCTCACCAAACTCCTGCCAAAACTGGTTGGATCGAAGTTATTGCTGGTTGTATGTTCAGCGGTAAAACAGAAGAATTAATTCGTAGATTACGCCGAGCAATGATTGCAAAGCAGAAAGTGATTGTATTCAAACCCAAGATTGATAATCGCTATTCTGAGCGTGAGATAGTTTCTCATAGTGAGCAGTCACTTCCTTCCGAAATTGTTGAAGATGCTTCTGAAATTTTAGAGCTTGCAAAAGATGCACAGGTTGTGGGAATTGATGAAGCTCAATTTTTCAAAATGAATATAGTGGATGTTGTCAATAAACTTGCTGATGAAGGTAAAAGAGTAATAATTGCAGGACTTGATCAAGATTATCGTGGACAACCATTTGAACCAATGCCTCAGCTTTTGGCTATTGCAGAGTATATCACAAAAACTCAAGCGATCTGTGTCGTCTGCGGAAATCCAGCGAATAGAACACAGCGAAAAACTCCATCAAAAGATCGAGTAATTGTTGGTGCTTCAGATATTTATGAAGCACGATGCAGAAAATGTCATACAATTTACGGAGAGTAA